In one Amaranthus tricolor cultivar Red isolate AtriRed21 chromosome 8, ASM2621246v1, whole genome shotgun sequence genomic region, the following are encoded:
- the LOC130820997 gene encoding uncharacterized protein LOC130820997 isoform X1, with product MDMADNLDDCEFWLPSQFLTDDDILMDFHFDTSSKLGSMISTTASNSDLSTETESDEDDFLLAGITHQISRSNLHDSSCSLHSKQGWKLSSSPQSTLWGCTCICNQSSSRESGSCPVSPPQQQPPTEDKNDADLEDNKKNKNENATLDLLNKAAGEVARLKMRTEKSIGTGFFDCSQKGVSYPPPLKNLDPIPRLYFRPQFLHFPPMGWAPSNGMQFNQQPKQQPPQKAKNIKSNTNINNNRPLGLPPSAWPPLQAQSQAQKQDQAQAHTHAQPHAQSLPPRFVVPKREYAGTGVFLPRCVTSPANETRKKSDGNTSNKSKSGKGSQSQLNNHRRNSGKTTTMTSTTTPVTHIDIQLPQEWTY from the exons ATGGATATGGCGGACAATTTAGATGATTGTGAGTTTTGGTTACCTTCTCAGTTCCTTACCGACGATGATATTCTCATGGATTTTCACTTCGATACTTCTTCTAAGCTTGGTTCTATGATCAGTACTACCGCTTCCAACTCTGATCTAAGCACTGAAACTGAGAGTGATGAAGATGATTTCTTACTCGCTGGGATAACTCATCAAATCAGTCGCTCTAATCTTCATGATTCTTCTTGTTCTCTTCATTCAAAG CAGGGGTGGAAGTTATCGAGTTCGCCGCAATCAACGTTGTGGGGTTGTACTTGTATATGCAACCAAAGTTCAAGCCGAGAGAGTGGGAGCTGTCCAGTGTCACCGCCACAACAACAACCGCCAACGGAGGACAAAAACGACGCCGATTTGGAGGATAACAAgaagaataaaaatgaaaacgCAACTTTGGATCTGCTTAATAAGGCGGCAGGAGAGGTAGCAAGGTTGAAGATGAGAACTGAAAAAAGTATTGGAACTGGATTCTTCGATTGTAGCCAAAAAGGAGTTTCTTATCCTCCACCTCTTAAGAATCTCGACCCAATTCCTCGTCTCTATTTTCGGCCCCAATTCCTTCATTTCCCTCCG ATGGGTTGGGCACCGTCAAATGGGATGCAATTTAATCAGCAACCTAAGCAACAACCGCCGCAAAAAGCAAAGAATATTAAGAGCAACacaaacatcaacaataatcGTCCTCTTGGGCTACCTCCTTCTGCTTGGCCTCCTCTTCAAGCCCAATCTCAAGCCCAAAAGCAAGACCAAGCCCAAGCCCATACTCATGCCCAACCTCATGCCCAATCACTGCCGCCGAGGTTTGTTGTGCCCAAGAGAGAGTATGCTGGAACTGGTGTGTTTTTACCGCGATGTGTTACCTCCCCTGCTAATGAAACTCGCAAAAAATCTG ATGGGAATACTAGTAACAAGTCAAAAAGCGGGAAAGGTTCACAATCTCAGTTAAATAACCACCGACGGAACTCCGGTAAGACAACGACAATGACATCGACAACGACACCGGTGACTCATATTGACATACAGCTACCCCAAGAGTGGACCTACTGA
- the LOC130820997 gene encoding uncharacterized protein LOC130820997 isoform X2, translated as MDMADNLDDCEFWLPSQFLTDDDILMDFHFDTSSKLGSMISTTASNSDLSTETESDEDDFLLAGITHQISRSNLHDSSCSLHSKGWKLSSSPQSTLWGCTCICNQSSSRESGSCPVSPPQQQPPTEDKNDADLEDNKKNKNENATLDLLNKAAGEVARLKMRTEKSIGTGFFDCSQKGVSYPPPLKNLDPIPRLYFRPQFLHFPPMGWAPSNGMQFNQQPKQQPPQKAKNIKSNTNINNNRPLGLPPSAWPPLQAQSQAQKQDQAQAHTHAQPHAQSLPPRFVVPKREYAGTGVFLPRCVTSPANETRKKSDGNTSNKSKSGKGSQSQLNNHRRNSGKTTTMTSTTTPVTHIDIQLPQEWTY; from the exons ATGGATATGGCGGACAATTTAGATGATTGTGAGTTTTGGTTACCTTCTCAGTTCCTTACCGACGATGATATTCTCATGGATTTTCACTTCGATACTTCTTCTAAGCTTGGTTCTATGATCAGTACTACCGCTTCCAACTCTGATCTAAGCACTGAAACTGAGAGTGATGAAGATGATTTCTTACTCGCTGGGATAACTCATCAAATCAGTCGCTCTAATCTTCATGATTCTTCTTGTTCTCTTCATTCAAAG GGGTGGAAGTTATCGAGTTCGCCGCAATCAACGTTGTGGGGTTGTACTTGTATATGCAACCAAAGTTCAAGCCGAGAGAGTGGGAGCTGTCCAGTGTCACCGCCACAACAACAACCGCCAACGGAGGACAAAAACGACGCCGATTTGGAGGATAACAAgaagaataaaaatgaaaacgCAACTTTGGATCTGCTTAATAAGGCGGCAGGAGAGGTAGCAAGGTTGAAGATGAGAACTGAAAAAAGTATTGGAACTGGATTCTTCGATTGTAGCCAAAAAGGAGTTTCTTATCCTCCACCTCTTAAGAATCTCGACCCAATTCCTCGTCTCTATTTTCGGCCCCAATTCCTTCATTTCCCTCCG ATGGGTTGGGCACCGTCAAATGGGATGCAATTTAATCAGCAACCTAAGCAACAACCGCCGCAAAAAGCAAAGAATATTAAGAGCAACacaaacatcaacaataatcGTCCTCTTGGGCTACCTCCTTCTGCTTGGCCTCCTCTTCAAGCCCAATCTCAAGCCCAAAAGCAAGACCAAGCCCAAGCCCATACTCATGCCCAACCTCATGCCCAATCACTGCCGCCGAGGTTTGTTGTGCCCAAGAGAGAGTATGCTGGAACTGGTGTGTTTTTACCGCGATGTGTTACCTCCCCTGCTAATGAAACTCGCAAAAAATCTG ATGGGAATACTAGTAACAAGTCAAAAAGCGGGAAAGGTTCACAATCTCAGTTAAATAACCACCGACGGAACTCCGGTAAGACAACGACAATGACATCGACAACGACACCGGTGACTCATATTGACATACAGCTACCCCAAGAGTGGACCTACTGA